The Lutra lutra chromosome 10, mLutLut1.2, whole genome shotgun sequence genome contains a region encoding:
- the TBRG1 gene encoding transforming growth factor beta regulator 1 isoform X1: MSLLGGPASSPRTPLQSGKARMKKLPKKSQNEKYRLKYLRLRKAAKATVFENAAICDEIARLEEKFLKAKEERRYLLKKLLQLQALTEGEVQAAAPSHGSSLPLTYGLASSVGTVQGAGSISGPSTGAEEPFGKKSKKEKKEKGKENNKLEVLKKTSKKKKMEGGARKLVQPIALDPSGRPVFPIGLGGLTVYSLGEIITDRPGFHDESAIYPVGYCSTRTYASVKCPDQKCLYTCQIKDGGMQPQFEIVPEDDPQNAIVTSSADACHAGLLKAISAALGKLMPNLLPSGADFFGFSHPTIHNLIQSCPGARKCIKYIWGAISGSKNGLLRLTDIPYDNALGSCSYQWVKFEVWKPGDGQPPQGLPDTDAAISFEAFQKQAFGEDHSDPILPGSLDLPELQPTPFVSSYQPVFLTHEPLVDTLLQRLKPL, from the exons ATGAGCCTGCTGGGCGGCCCGGCCTCCTCGCCTCGGACCCCGCTGCAGTCCGGCAAGGCCAGGATGAAAAAGCTCCCGAAGAAGAGCCAGAACGAGAAGTACCGGCTCAAGTACCTGCGGCTGCGCAAAGCGGCCAAAGCCACCGTGTTT gaaaatgcTGCTATTTGTGATGAAATTGCTCGTCTGGAGGAAAAATTTCTTAAAGCGAAAGAAGAAAGACG GTATTTGCTAAAGAAGCTCCTTCAGCTTCAGGCTCTAACTGAAGGGGAGGTACAGGCCGCAGCTCCTTCCCACGGCTCCAGTTTGCCCCTGACTTACGGTCTGGCCAGCTCTGTGGGAACTGTACAGGGAGCCgggtccatttctgggcccaGCACTGGGGCTGAGGAGCCATTTGGGAAGAAatccaagaaggagaaaaaagaaaaaggcaaagagaacAACAAACTGGAAG TTCTGAAGAAAacatccaagaaaaagaaaatggagggaggTGCTCGCAAGCTGGTTCAGCCCATTGCCCTGGATCCCTCAGGACGGCCTGTGTTCCCCATCGGACTGGGGGGTCTAACAGTATATAGCCTGGGGGAG ATCATCACCGACCGACCTGGCTTCCATGACGAGAGCGCCATCTATCCCGTGGGCTACTGCAGTACGCGGACATATGCCAGCGTAAAGTGCCCAGATCAGAAGTGTCTATACACCTGCCAGATCAAGGATGGCGGCATGCAGCCTCAG TTTGAAATCGTTCCTGAAGATGACCCCCAGAACGCCATCGTCACCTCTTCTGCAGATGCCTGTCATGCAGGACTGCTCAAGGCCATAAGTGCTGCTCT GGGGAAACTAATGCCCAACCTGCTTCCTTCTGGAGCTGACTTTTTTGGGTTTTCTCATCCGACTATTCACAACCTGATCCAGAGCTGTCCAGGAGCTCGAAAATGCATCAA ATACATATGGGGAGCAATCTCTGGAAGTAAGAATGGGCTGTTACGGCTCACAGACATCCCCTATGACAATGCCCTTGGATCCTGCAGTTACCAGTGGGTGAAATTTGAGGTGTGGAAACCTGGAGACGGGCAGCCACCGCAAGGACTGCCAGACACTGATGCAGCTATAAGCTTCGAAGCCTTTCAGAAACAGGCCTTTGGTGAAGATCACAGTGATCCCATCCTGCCAG GATCCTTGGACCTTCCAGAGCTTCAGCCCACACCCTTCGTGTCTTCTTACCAACCCGTGTTCCTGACGCACGAACCCCTGGTGGACACTCTCCTACAGCGCCTGAAGCCTCTGTAA
- the TBRG1 gene encoding transforming growth factor beta regulator 1 isoform X2, translating into MSLLGGPASSPRTPLQSGKARMKKLPKKSQNEKYRLKYLRLRKAAKATVFENAAICDEIARLEEKFLKAKEERRYLLKKLLQLQALTEGEVQAAAPSHGSSLPLTYGLASSVGTVQGAGSISGPSTGAEEPFGKKSKKEKKEKGKENNKLEVLKKTSKKKKMEGGARKLVQPIALDPSGRPVFPIGLGGLTVYSLGEIITDRPGFHDESAIYPVGYCSTRTYASVKCPDQKCLYTCQIKDGGMQPQFEIVPEDDPQNAIVTSSADACHAGLLKAISAALGKLMPNLLPSGADFFGFSHPTIHNLIQSCPGARKCINYQWVKFEVWKPGDGQPPQGLPDTDAAISFEAFQKQAFGEDHSDPILPGSLDLPELQPTPFVSSYQPVFLTHEPLVDTLLQRLKPL; encoded by the exons ATGAGCCTGCTGGGCGGCCCGGCCTCCTCGCCTCGGACCCCGCTGCAGTCCGGCAAGGCCAGGATGAAAAAGCTCCCGAAGAAGAGCCAGAACGAGAAGTACCGGCTCAAGTACCTGCGGCTGCGCAAAGCGGCCAAAGCCACCGTGTTT gaaaatgcTGCTATTTGTGATGAAATTGCTCGTCTGGAGGAAAAATTTCTTAAAGCGAAAGAAGAAAGACG GTATTTGCTAAAGAAGCTCCTTCAGCTTCAGGCTCTAACTGAAGGGGAGGTACAGGCCGCAGCTCCTTCCCACGGCTCCAGTTTGCCCCTGACTTACGGTCTGGCCAGCTCTGTGGGAACTGTACAGGGAGCCgggtccatttctgggcccaGCACTGGGGCTGAGGAGCCATTTGGGAAGAAatccaagaaggagaaaaaagaaaaaggcaaagagaacAACAAACTGGAAG TTCTGAAGAAAacatccaagaaaaagaaaatggagggaggTGCTCGCAAGCTGGTTCAGCCCATTGCCCTGGATCCCTCAGGACGGCCTGTGTTCCCCATCGGACTGGGGGGTCTAACAGTATATAGCCTGGGGGAG ATCATCACCGACCGACCTGGCTTCCATGACGAGAGCGCCATCTATCCCGTGGGCTACTGCAGTACGCGGACATATGCCAGCGTAAAGTGCCCAGATCAGAAGTGTCTATACACCTGCCAGATCAAGGATGGCGGCATGCAGCCTCAG TTTGAAATCGTTCCTGAAGATGACCCCCAGAACGCCATCGTCACCTCTTCTGCAGATGCCTGTCATGCAGGACTGCTCAAGGCCATAAGTGCTGCTCT GGGGAAACTAATGCCCAACCTGCTTCCTTCTGGAGCTGACTTTTTTGGGTTTTCTCATCCGACTATTCACAACCTGATCCAGAGCTGTCCAGGAGCTCGAAAATGCATCAA TTACCAGTGGGTGAAATTTGAGGTGTGGAAACCTGGAGACGGGCAGCCACCGCAAGGACTGCCAGACACTGATGCAGCTATAAGCTTCGAAGCCTTTCAGAAACAGGCCTTTGGTGAAGATCACAGTGATCCCATCCTGCCAG GATCCTTGGACCTTCCAGAGCTTCAGCCCACACCCTTCGTGTCTTCTTACCAACCCGTGTTCCTGACGCACGAACCCCTGGTGGACACTCTCCTACAGCGCCTGAAGCCTCTGTAA